A window from Pseudoliparis swirei isolate HS2019 ecotype Mariana Trench chromosome 17, NWPU_hadal_v1, whole genome shotgun sequence encodes these proteins:
- the zgc:123010 gene encoding uncharacterized protein zgc:123010: MVALMKFTRDICRLLGLGSGPPVQQPEEQMDCGAANLDPRDDANLSQDALNGEEDLSEEEKVRRRAERRKAKRKRRRKRKKQEQVKQNESAERDDEDEDGGAESELDDSESEAEVGAEEEKQEVVQKEQKKEAAASYNHVTTPVMAPAGIKGHQKPPARSTEEEPEWDVSSAFFANAASHIKPKGSSRKSKENKENEARRETNGTDTMTKKSASLTEKGITLVQEGQYAHAASMFTEAIKCDPKDYRFFGNRSYCYYCLEQYPQALADAERSIQLAPDWPKGHFRKGSALMGMKRYSEAERAMEQVLKFDTDCEEAVNDLFNCKVLQLMELGFEEVQSVLLLEKCSTVQAVLASCSDAARAGSLDPSVVQPGSPCPSLWVGNVTTELTEKHLWDIFKMHGEIESVRVLHERFCAFVNFKNANMAARAMEKVNGYCIENTRLVVRYPDRRTQKVLPAPLKTCLPVTEQAAAGPRRRGPVNGDECYFWRTTGCHFGDKCRYKHIPDQKSKDRKPWQP, encoded by the exons ATGGTTGCACTCATGAAATTCACCAGAGATATATGCAGGCTGTTGGGACTCGGGAGCG GCCCCCCAGTCCAGCAGCCGGAGGAGCAGATGGATTGTGGTGCCGCAAACCTTGACCCAAGGGATGATGCCAATTTGTCACAG GATGCATTAAATGGAGAGGAGGAtctgagtgaagaggagaaggtcagacgAAGGGCAGAGCGACGCAAAGCCAAGAGGAAG CGCCGTCGAAAACGTAAGAAGCAGGAGCAGGTGAAGCAAAACGAGAGTGCCGAACGG gatgatgaagacgaggatggTGGTGCAGAGTCTGAACTGGATGATAGTGAGTCAGAAGCAGAAGTTGGTGCCGAAGAGGAGAAACAAGAAGTAGTGCAGAAGGAGCAGAAAAAGGAAGCAGCTGCCTCCTACAACCACGTCACCACTCCAGTTATGGCTCCTGCAGGAATCAAAGGACATCAGAAACCCCCAGCCAGATCCACTGAAGAG GAGCCAGAGTGGGATGTGAGCAGTGCCTTCTTTGCTAACGCTGCGAGCCATATCAAACCCAAAGGATCAAGCCGCAAGTCCAAAGAAAACAAGGAGAACGAGGCCAGAAGAGAG acaAATGGAACCGACACCATGACCAAGAAAAGTGCATCCCTGACAG AAAAAGGCATCACGCTGGTGCAAGAGGGGCAGTACGCACACGCTGCCAGTATGTTTACAGAAGCTATCAAATGTGATCCGAAGGATTACAG GTTCTTTGGGAATCGTTCCTATTGCTATTACTGTTTGGAGCAGTACCCTCAGGCCCTGGCGGACGCTGAGCGCTCCATCCAGCTGGCCCCAGACTGGCCCAAGGGACACTTTCGCAAGGGTAGCGCTCTCATGGGCATGAAG CGGTACAGTGAGGCCGAGAGGGCCATGGAGCAGGTGCTAAAATTTGACACAGACTGTGAGGAGGCTGTCAATGACCTCTTCAACTGCAAAGTGCTGCAGTTAATG GAGCTTGGTTTTGAAGAAGTGCAGAGTGTCCTACTGCTGGAGAAATGTTCAACTGTGCAGGCAGTTCTGGCATCTTGTTCTGATGCTGCCAGGG CTGGGAGCCTCGATCCGTCCGTTGTGCAACCAGG AAGCCCGTGCCCATCGCTTTGGGTGGGAAATGTGACCACTGAGTTAACGGAGAAACACCTCTgggacatttttaaaat GCACGGTGAGATCGAGAGTGTCCGTGTTCTGCACGAGAGATTCTGTGCCTTTGTCAACTTCAAGAATGCGAACATGGCTGCTCGTGCCATGGAGAAAGTAAAT GGTTATTGTATTGAAAACACACGTTTAGTGGTGCGCTATCCTGACCGCCGCACGCAGAAGGTCCTTCCCGCCCCTCTGAAGACCTGTCTCCCCGTCACAGAGCAGGCCGCTGCTGG gCCACGACGGCGTGGCCCAGTCAATGGAGACGAGTGTTACTTCTGGAGAACCACCGGCTGCCATTTTGGGGACAAATGTCGCTACAAACACATTCCTGATCAGAAAAGCAAGGACAGGAAGCCCTGGCAGCCCTGA
- the pyroxd2 gene encoding pyridine nucleotide-disulfide oxidoreductase domain-containing protein 2 produces the protein MQSKTVSKPASTSKNSQASPHIVLRCILGITQKTTSQTFAIAAAMWTGRGPRAVTIVGTVTRSRSSATALKSQYDALVIGGGHNGMVAAAYLQKGGLKTAVLERRHVLGGAAVSEELFPGFHFSRCSYLLSLLRPHIYTDLELKKHGLKVYMRDPHAFTPMLEEGINGAPPRSLTLGSDLAMNQMEIGKFSKKDAKAFPDFNAYLEKLAGAIHPLLDAPPVDIPGLTSGSPMKRLAAAKTLMPVVKCGLKLGRNIPDFYEIITAPIMKILNRWFESEPLRATLATDAVIGAMTSPSNPGSGYVLLHHVMGELEKEKGSWGYVEGGMGGVSLAIASSARSYGVDIFTEKDVGQVLVGSDGAAKGVVLKDGTEIHSKVVLSNATPYVTFKNLTPQAALSPEFMKAVDQIDYTSPVTKINVAVDKLPNFLASPTPDDKPGPHHQCSIHLNCESVELLEKAYKEAMNGRPSARPMLEMTIPSVLDPTLAPPGSHVVSLFTQYTPYHIEGREWTNQDREAYADTVFDWVEQYAPGFKKSVVVSDILAPPDLERIFGLTGGNIFHGSMSLDQLYLARPLPSLSDYRTPIKGLYLCGSGSHPGGGVMGSPGWNAALTVLGDMKRH, from the exons CCAGATCCAGTGCTACTGCCCTAAAATCCCAGTATGATGCACTCGTAATCGGAGGAG GACACAATGGAATGGTGGCT GCTGCCTATCTTCAGAAGGGGGGACTGAAGACAGCGGTGCTGGAGCGCAGACATGTTCTAGGAGGAGCAGCAGTTTCAGAAGAACTCTTTCCCG GTTTCCACTTCTCCAGGTGTTCCTATTTGCTCAGTTTATTAAGGCCACATATATACACCGATTTAGAGCTCAAG AAACATGGGCTGAAGGTGTATATGAGGGACCCCCATGCCTTCACCCCTATGCTGGAGGAGGGGATAAACGGGGCCCCGCCAAGGTCTCTGACCCTGGGCTCCGATCTGGCCATGAATCAGATGGAGATCGGCAAGTTCTCAAAGAAGGACGCCAAG GCTTTCCCAGATTTCAATGCATACCTTGAGAAGCTAGCAGGAGCTATTCACCCTCTTCTGGATGCTCCTCCTGTCGACATCCCAGGTCTTACCTCTGGTTCGCCCATGAAGAGGCTGGCTGCGGCTAAAACACTGATGCCTGTTGTCAAATGTG GTTTGAAACTGGGAAGAAATATTCCTGACTTTTATGAGATTATAACTGCACCCATAATGAAG ATTCTCAATCGTTGGTTTGAGTCTGAGCCACTGAGAGCAACCCTGGCTACTGATGCTGTGATAGGAGCCATGACCAGTCCAAGTAATCCTGGCAGTGG ATATGTACTCTTGCACCATGTGATGGGAGAGTTGGAGAAGGAGAAAGGTTCATGGGGTTATGTGGAAGGAGGCATGGGAGGCGTGTCTCTGGCTATTGCGAGCTCTGCTCGAtcctatggcgttgacattttCACTGAGAAG GATGTAGGACAGGTCCTGGTTGGTTCAGATGGTGCTGCCAAGGGAGTGGTGCTAAAGGATGGCACAGAGATCCATAGTAAAGTTGTTTTATCAAATGCTACCCCATATGTTACCTTCAAGAACCTCACACCTCAG GCTGCCCTTTCTCCAGAGTTCATGAAAGCTGTAGATCAGATAGACTACACTTCACCTGTGACCAAGATCAATG TGGCAGTGGACAAGCTACCAAACTTCCTAGCATCTCCCACACCAGATGATAAACCAGGACCCCACCACCAGTGCTCCATTCATCTAAACTGTGAAAGTGTAGAGCTACTGGAGAAGGCATACAAAGAGGCCATGAATGGACGTCCCTCAGCAAG ACCCATGCTGGAAATGACCATCCCCTCTGTGTTGGATCCTACTCTGGCGCCCCCTGGCAGCCACGTGGTGTCACTGTTCACCCAATACACGCCCTACCACATCGAGGGCAGGGAGTGGACGAACCAGGACAGGGAGGCCTATGCAGACACTG tATTTGACTGGGTGGAGCAATACGCCCCTGGGTTTAAAAAGTCGGTTGTGGTCAGCGACATCCTGGCTCCACCGGACCTGGAGAGGATCTTTGGGCTCACTGGAGGG AATATCTTCCATGGATCAATGTCGCTGGACCAGCTCTACCTAGCACGACCGTTGCCCTCTCTCTCAGACTACCGAACACCAATAAAAGGGCTGTATCTGTGTGGCAGTGGATCTCATCCAG GTGGTGGTGTGATGGGTTCTCCCGGCTGGAATGCAGCGCTAACTGTCTTGGGGGACATGAAACGCCACTGA